A portion of the Magnolia sinica isolate HGM2019 chromosome 17, MsV1, whole genome shotgun sequence genome contains these proteins:
- the LOC131230257 gene encoding probable beta-D-xylosidase 2: MAKIPSLFLFLSLAFIFSPSRVDSRQAFACVGSASHFPFCRTSLPIPDRVRDLIGRLTLDEKIRLLVNNAAPVPRLGIGGYEWWSEALHGVSNVGPGVKFGGNFPVATSFPQVISTAASFNESLWEEIGRVVSDEARAMYNGGIAGLTYWSPNVNIFRDPRWGRGQETPGEDPVLASKYAARYVRGLQQPYGKDGNRLKVAACCKHYTAYDLDNWKGVNRFNFNAKVSKQDLADTYNVPFKACVVEGKVASVMCSYNQVNGVPTCADRNLLRNTIRGDWGLNGYIVSDCDSVGVLYDTQHYTSTPEEAAAATIKAGLDLNCGPFLALHTEEAVRVGMLRVADVDSALANTITVQMRLGMFDGEPSAQTFGHLGPADVCTPAHQQLALEAARQGIVLLKNTGRTLPLSPAHFHTIAVIGPNSDATVTMIGNYAGIPCGYTTPYQGIGRYVKTVHQIGCRNVACGDDALFGTAERAAHSADATVLVMGLDQSMEAEFIDRESVLLPGRQQELISRVSMASRGPTILVLLCGGPVDVSFAKNNPKIAAILWAGYPGQAGGTAIADVIFGGFNPGGKLPVTWYPQEYVAKVPMTNMAMRSEPSKGYPGRTYRFYHGDVVYPFGYGLTYTSFVHSLAQAPATVSIPLGGPQASFRNSTVMGQAIRVTHANCDGLLLDLHVDVKNTGEMDGSHTLLVFSAPPAGRWAPLKQLVAFKKVHVAARSQARVTLDVHVCKHLSVVDRDGIRRIPVGEHSLYIGDLTHTVSLQAENIKV; encoded by the exons atgGCCAAAATCccatctctcttcctctttctttctcttgccTTCATCTTCTCCCCATCTCGAGTAGACTCGCGTCAGGCATTCGCATGCGTAGGCAGCGCCAGCCACTTCCCCTTCTGCCGCACGTCCCTCCCCATCCCCGACCGCGTGAGGGACCTGATCGGACGGCTGACGTTGGACGAGAAGATCAGACTGCTCGTGAACAACGCTGCCCCCGTCCCGAGGCTCGGGATAGGAGGGTACGAATGGTGGTCTGAGGCCCTCCACGGCGTCTCCAATGTGGGGCCCGGCGTGAAATTTGGCGGGAACTTCCCCGTGGCTACTAGCTTTCCGCAAGTCATCTCCACCGCTGCTTCCTTCAATGAATCTCTCTGGGAAGAGATTGGACGG GTGGTGTCGGATGAAGCACGAGCGATGTACAACGGCGGTATCGCCGGACTGACGTACTGGAGCCCCAACGTGAATATATTCCGCGATCCGAGGTGGGGGCGAGGACAGGAGACTCCCGGTGAGGACCCGGTACTAGCCAGTAAATATGCGGCAAGGTACGTCAGGGGACTGCAGCAGCCGTACGGGAAAGACGGTAACCGGTTGAAGGTGGCCGCTTGCTGCAAGCACTACACGGCCTACGACCTCGATAACTGGAAAGGCGTTAATCGCTTCAATTTCAACGCCAAG GTTAGCAAGCAAGACCTTGCGGACACGTACAATGTGCCATTCAAGGCGTGCGTGGTGGAAGGAAAGGTAGCAAGCGTCATGTGCTCGTATAATCAGGTTAACGGCGTCCCGACCTGCGCGGACCGGAATCTCCTCCGAAACACCATCCGTGGCGATTGGGGCCTCAACGG ATACATCGTCTCGGATTGCGACTCGGTGGGCGTTCTCTACGACACGCAACACTACACATCTACGCCGGAAGAAGCCGCAGCGGCCACCATCAAAGCAG GTCTGGATTTGAACTGTGGGCCCTTCCTAGCACTGCATACGGAGGAAGCCGTACGTGTGGGAATGCTGAGGGTGGCTGATGTTGATAGCGCCCTTGCTAATACAATTACGGTCCAGATGCGGCTCGGAATGTTTGATGGTGAGCCATCAGCTCAGACCTTTGGGCACCTTGGGCCCGCCGATGTTTGCACCCCAGCCCATCAACAGCTGGCCCTTGAAGCTGCCCGGCAAGGGATCGTACTCTTGAAGAATACGGGGCGCACACTGCCTCTATCGCCGGCCCATTTCCATACAATCGCCGTTATTGGACCCAATTCCGACGCTACCGTTACCATGATTGGGAATTATGCTG GTATTccatgtggatatacaacaccttACCAAGGGATTGGTAGATACGTCAAGACCGTCCATCAAATCGGGTGTCGCAACGTGGCGTGTGGTGATGACGCACTATTTGGGACCGCAGAACGTGCGGCCCACAGTGCCGATGCGACGGTACTCGTCATGGGCCTCGACCAGTCCATGGAGGCCGAGTTCATCGACAGGGAATCAGTCCTCCTCCCCGGGCGCCAACAAGAGCTAATATCTAGAGTGTCCATGGCATCtagggggcccaccatattggtCCTTCTATGCGGTGGGCCCGTCGATGTGTCCTTCGCCAAGAACAATCCCAAGATCGCTGCCATCCTTTGGGCCGGTTATCCAGGCCAGGCCGGTGGGACAGCGATCGCCGACGTCATTTTCGGAGGGTTCAATCCAG GAGGCAAGTTGCCTGTGACATGGTACCCGCAGGAGTACGTAGCGAAGGTGCCCATGACGAACATGGCCATGCGATCTGAACCGTCGAAAGGCTATCCAGGCCGTACATATAGGTTCTACCACGGCGATGTCGTATACCCATTCGGCTACGGCCTAACCTACACCTCATTCGTCCATAGCCTGGCCCAGGCCCCAGCAACGGTTTCGATCCCGCTCGGTGGCCCACAGGCCTCATTTCGCAATTCCACAGTAATGGGCCAGGCGATCAGGGTCACACACGCCAATTGCGATGGTCTGTTGCTTGATCTACACGTGGATGTTAAGAACACCGGTGAGATGGATGGATCCCACACGCTACTTGTTTTCTCGGCCCCTCCAGCGGGCCGCTGGGCCCCACTCAAACAGCTCGTGGCATTTAAGAAGGTGCATGTAGCGGCACGGTCGCAGGCACGTGTGACACTCGATGTGCACGTGTGCAAGCACCTCAGCGTCGTCGATCGGGACGGAATTCGGAGGATTCCGGTCGGCGAACACAGTCTGTATATCGGCGATCTGACACACACGGTGTCATTGCAAGCTGAAAATATCAAAGTATAG